The proteins below are encoded in one region of Flavobacterium sp. IMCC34852:
- a CDS encoding MFS transporter codes for MSALPKGHPKLLNAWAFYDWANSVYSLVIASAVFPIFYNALFDKDNPYVDLFGYSFKNSALISFVTAAAFLCVAVFSPLLSGIADYTGNKKIFMRTFNYIGALSCIGLYFFDLENIVVGLVFYFFGLIGFWGSLVFYNSYLPDIAFEAQQDKISARGYSMGYIGSVLLLIINLIMIMTADNADKIAMMKYSFVMVGIWWILFSQYSYYYLPKGNSNQQKVTRAVVFNGFKELKKVWRKLQNEIPLKRYLLSFFVFSMAVQTVMLVATYFGAQEIEWANAEESQTGLITCILLIQLIAVLGAFLTSRASGKFGNVTVLIVLNAFWLLLCGFAYFITTPMEFYIMASLVGLVMGGIQSLARSTYSKFLPETEDTASFFSFYDVSEKIGIVIGMMVYGLIDQITGSPRFAIVFLGLFFLCGLLLLLRIPKKHLSSI; via the coding sequence ATGTCAGCACTTCCTAAAGGTCATCCAAAATTACTCAACGCTTGGGCTTTCTATGACTGGGCTAATTCGGTTTACAGTTTAGTAATTGCTTCGGCAGTTTTCCCGATTTTTTACAATGCCTTGTTTGACAAAGACAACCCTTATGTGGATTTGTTCGGCTATAGTTTCAAGAATTCGGCTTTGATCAGTTTTGTTACGGCCGCCGCCTTTTTGTGTGTAGCCGTATTTTCCCCTTTATTATCAGGTATTGCAGATTATACCGGGAACAAGAAAATTTTCATGCGTACGTTCAATTACATCGGTGCTTTGTCGTGTATCGGACTGTATTTTTTTGATTTAGAAAATATAGTGGTTGGCTTGGTGTTTTACTTTTTTGGATTGATAGGATTTTGGGGCAGTTTGGTTTTTTACAATTCGTATTTACCGGATATCGCTTTTGAAGCGCAACAAGACAAAATCAGTGCGCGAGGCTATTCTATGGGATACATAGGCAGTGTTTTACTGTTGATAATCAATTTAATAATGATTATGACCGCGGATAACGCCGACAAAATAGCGATGATGAAATACTCTTTTGTGATGGTGGGTATTTGGTGGATTCTCTTTAGTCAGTATTCTTATTATTATTTACCCAAAGGAAATTCTAATCAGCAAAAAGTTACCCGTGCCGTGGTCTTCAATGGATTTAAAGAATTAAAAAAAGTATGGCGTAAACTGCAAAACGAAATCCCTTTAAAGCGTTATTTACTGAGCTTTTTTGTATTTAGCATGGCAGTGCAAACAGTTATGCTGGTAGCCACTTATTTTGGTGCTCAAGAAATAGAGTGGGCCAATGCCGAAGAAAGCCAAACGGGTCTGATTACTTGTATTCTTTTGATTCAATTGATTGCTGTTTTAGGCGCATTTTTAACTTCCAGAGCTTCCGGTAAATTCGGAAATGTTACAGTATTGATTGTACTGAATGCCTTTTGGTTACTGTTATGCGGATTCGCTTATTTTATAACAACCCCAATGGAATTCTACATTATGGCTTCTTTAGTCGGCTTAGTGATGGGCGGAATTCAATCGTTAGCGCGTTCAACTTATTCCAAGTTTTTGCCGGAAACAGAAGACACCGCCTCTTTTTTTAGTTTTTATGATGTCTCTGAAAAAATTGGCATTGTCATCGGAATGATGGTCTATGGATTAATTGACCAAATCACAGGAAGTCCGAGGTTTGCTATTGTTTTTTTAGGATTGTTTTTCTTATGTGGATTGTTATTATTGTTGAGAATCCCAAAAAAACACTTGTCATCAATTTAA
- a CDS encoding DUF6252 family protein, translating to MKNIKFLAGIFLFLTAFTFTSCENEPIDPAIDLDNFGGGNTGPAVFKADFSGNTWVASTAQALIGGNYITISGVKPNGEGFGLLVEASATGTYPANTNILAFTPAGSEFGYWSTNFDNPEENTGSITITSINTTNNTISGTFSFKGYWSDTTTTSILPVQFSNGVFENIPFVTQGQTGDSFFAKVGGVEFVDTDIFTAEFFVGAEEWLTIAAEDADLNAINVSVRRSVGAGTYAITGNVAVDSAQGVYTLGDTDYDSVSGSVTIISKTATRIKGTFNFQASDGTTTKTITEGAFDVEYN from the coding sequence ATGAAAAACATCAAATTTTTAGCCGGAATATTTTTGTTCCTTACGGCTTTTACCTTTACTTCTTGCGAAAATGAACCTATTGATCCGGCCATTGATTTAGATAATTTTGGTGGAGGAAATACCGGTCCGGCAGTTTTCAAAGCGGATTTTAGCGGAAATACTTGGGTTGCCTCAACCGCTCAAGCACTCATTGGAGGAAATTATATCACTATTTCAGGGGTAAAACCTAACGGTGAAGGGTTTGGTCTTTTAGTGGAAGCATCAGCCACCGGAACTTATCCTGCAAACACTAACATATTAGCTTTTACACCGGCAGGTTCAGAGTTTGGTTATTGGTCAACTAATTTTGATAATCCTGAAGAAAATACAGGTTCTATAACTATTACCAGTATCAATACAACTAACAATACCATTTCCGGAACATTTAGTTTTAAAGGTTATTGGTCAGATACTACAACTACTTCAATTTTACCGGTACAGTTCTCTAATGGTGTATTTGAAAATATTCCTTTTGTAACACAAGGACAAACCGGAGATTCTTTTTTTGCAAAAGTTGGTGGAGTTGAGTTTGTTGATACCGATATTTTTACAGCCGAATTTTTTGTTGGCGCTGAAGAATGGTTAACCATAGCCGCTGAAGATGCCGATTTAAATGCTATCAATGTTTCTGTAAGAAGAAGTGTTGGAGCCGGAACTTATGCCATTACCGGAAATGTGGCCGTTGACAGTGCACAAGGAGTTTATACCTTAGGCGATACCGATTATGATTCGGTTTCAGGTTCGGTCACCATTATCAGTAAAACAGCAACAAGAATTAAAGGAACATTCAACTTTCAAGCCTCAGATGGTACTACTACCAAAACGATTACCGAAGGTGCCTTTGATGTCGAATACAATTAA
- the lon gene encoding endopeptidase La, with protein MSNRNILTLDNLSLQEFDTETDLIPLLTPEDEEEMNKEELPNSLPILPLRNTVLFPGVVIPITAGRDKSIKLINDANAGNKIIGVVAQKNEEDEDPTKNDIHTIGTVAQILRVLKMPDGNITVILQGKKRFEIDAVTSEVPYLKATIKEVEEKRPGKLDTEFQAIVDSIRELAIEIIKESPNIPTEATFAIKNIESQSFLINFVSSNMNLTVKEKQDLLMINVLKERALETLRYMNVELQKLELKNDIQSKVRFDLDQQQREYFLHQQMKTIQEELGGVSYEQEIEEMRQKAKTKTWDEKTAKHFEKEISKLQRMNPQAPDFGIQRNYLELFLELPWNKYSKDNFDLKRAVKILDRDHFGLEDVKKRIIEHLAVLKLRNDMKSPIICLTGPPGVGKTSIGKSIAEALGREYVRISLGGLRDEAEIRGHRKTYIGAMPGRIIQSLKKAGTSNPVFVLDEIDKLSNSHQGDPSSALLEVLDPEQNNEFYDNFLEMGYDLSKVMFIATSNNMAAIQPALKDRMEVIKMTGYTIEEKIEIARQHLLPKQLKEHGLSTKDLTVGKKQLEKIVEGYTRESGVRSLEAKIAQVIRNAAKSVAMEEEYNKKLTDEDIVKILGAPKLARDKSESNDVAGVVTGLAWTSVGGDILFIESLISTGKGTLTLTGNLGTVMKESATIALEYIKANAELFGLDPEMIGKYNIHLHVPEGATPKDGPSAGIAMLTSLVSLYTQKKVKKNLAMTGEITLRGKVLPVGGIKEKILAAKRANIKEIILCHENKSDIDEIKPEYIEGLTFHYVKEMSEVIDVALTNQKVKNAKTLQ; from the coding sequence ATGTCAAACCGCAATATTTTAACTCTTGACAATCTGTCATTACAAGAGTTCGATACCGAAACGGATTTAATTCCGCTTTTGACTCCCGAAGATGAGGAGGAAATGAATAAGGAAGAGTTACCCAATTCATTGCCCATTTTACCACTTCGCAATACTGTTTTATTTCCGGGTGTAGTCATTCCGATTACTGCCGGTCGTGATAAATCCATCAAACTGATAAATGATGCCAATGCCGGTAATAAAATCATTGGAGTAGTAGCGCAGAAGAATGAGGAAGATGAAGATCCAACCAAGAATGATATTCATACCATTGGAACTGTTGCCCAAATTCTGAGGGTTTTAAAAATGCCTGATGGTAATATTACCGTAATTCTCCAAGGGAAAAAGCGTTTCGAAATAGACGCCGTAACTTCGGAAGTACCTTATTTAAAAGCTACCATCAAAGAAGTAGAAGAAAAGCGTCCGGGAAAATTAGATACCGAGTTTCAAGCCATCGTTGATTCCATCCGTGAATTGGCTATTGAGATTATCAAGGAAAGCCCGAATATTCCAACCGAAGCAACATTTGCCATAAAAAATATCGAAAGTCAGTCATTCCTAATCAATTTTGTTTCTTCTAATATGAACCTAACAGTTAAGGAAAAGCAAGATTTGTTGATGATTAATGTGTTGAAAGAAAGAGCTTTGGAAACGTTGCGCTACATGAATGTTGAATTGCAAAAGTTGGAATTAAAGAACGATATCCAATCTAAAGTGCGTTTTGACCTCGACCAACAACAACGCGAATATTTCTTGCACCAACAAATGAAAACCATCCAAGAAGAATTGGGTGGCGTTTCGTATGAGCAGGAAATTGAAGAAATGCGCCAAAAGGCCAAAACCAAAACTTGGGACGAGAAAACCGCTAAGCATTTTGAGAAAGAAATTTCCAAACTACAACGCATGAATCCGCAAGCCCCCGATTTTGGTATCCAAAGAAATTATTTAGAATTGTTTTTAGAATTGCCTTGGAATAAATATTCTAAAGACAATTTCGACTTAAAACGCGCGGTTAAAATATTAGATCGCGACCATTTTGGTTTGGAAGATGTTAAGAAAAGAATTATCGAACATTTAGCCGTATTGAAATTGAGAAACGACATGAAGTCGCCCATAATTTGTTTAACCGGACCTCCGGGTGTTGGTAAAACGTCTATCGGAAAATCCATTGCGGAAGCTTTGGGTAGAGAATATGTTCGTATTTCGTTAGGTGGTTTGCGTGATGAAGCAGAAATTCGCGGTCACCGTAAAACGTATATCGGTGCCATGCCAGGAAGAATCATTCAAAGTTTGAAAAAAGCAGGAACCTCCAATCCGGTGTTTGTGTTGGATGAAATTGATAAATTGTCTAACAGCCATCAAGGTGATCCATCTTCGGCATTGTTGGAGGTTTTAGATCCTGAACAAAATAATGAGTTCTATGATAATTTCCTCGAAATGGGTTATGATTTGTCAAAAGTGATGTTTATTGCGACTTCTAACAACATGGCAGCTATTCAACCTGCTTTGAAAGACCGAATGGAAGTCATCAAAATGACAGGTTATACCATTGAAGAAAAAATTGAAATTGCCCGTCAGCATTTGTTGCCCAAACAATTAAAAGAGCATGGTTTGTCAACCAAAGATTTAACGGTAGGCAAAAAGCAATTGGAAAAAATAGTGGAAGGCTATACCCGCGAATCCGGTGTTCGTAGTTTGGAAGCCAAGATTGCTCAGGTAATCAGAAACGCTGCCAAATCGGTTGCGATGGAAGAAGAGTACAACAAAAAACTAACCGATGAAGATATTGTCAAAATTTTAGGTGCGCCCAAATTAGCCAGAGACAAATCGGAAAGCAATGATGTAGCGGGAGTAGTTACCGGTTTGGCTTGGACGTCTGTTGGAGGCGATATTTTATTCATAGAGTCATTAATTTCTACCGGAAAAGGTACTTTAACCTTAACCGGAAATTTAGGAACGGTAATGAAAGAATCGGCGACCATCGCTTTAGAATATATCAAAGCTAACGCAGAACTTTTTGGGCTCGACCCGGAGATGATTGGCAAATACAACATTCACTTACACGTTCCGGAAGGCGCAACGCCCAAAGACGGACCAAGTGCAGGAATCGCAATGCTGACATCTTTAGTGTCATTATATACACAAAAGAAAGTGAAGAAAAATTTGGCCATGACAGGCGAAATCACACTTCGTGGCAAAGTATTACCGGTTGGCGGTATCAAAGAAAAAATATTGGCAGCCAAAAGAGCCAACATCAAAGAAATCATTTTGTGTCACGAAAACAAAAGTGATATCGATGAAATCAAACCGGAATACATCGAAGGTTTGACGTTTCATTACGTAAAAGAAATGAGTGAAGTCATTGACGTAGCTTTGACCAACCAAAAGGTAAAAAATGCTAAAACATTGCAATAA
- the porQ gene encoding type IX secretion system protein PorQ, with the protein MFRKTICIAFCLVGLVAFGQVGGRSVYQFLNLVTSPRQAAIGGKVITFYDQDVNQAHFNPACINVEMDNKLSLNYGSYFGEVTYGTASYAYTYDRHVQTFFGGVNYVNYGKFDGYDENGQQTSDFTGSEIALSFGYAYNIPFTDFYIGANAKLISSTLESYNSFGAAVDIGALFIDTRNDVNWAISIRNLGTQITPYAETREKLPLEVLIGVSQLMENVPIRWHLTLENMQQWQVAFANPNRAEGNLDGGATPEKVSFFNNALRHVIVGAELFPEKGFNIRLGYNFRRAEELRILEQRNFSGLSVGFGLKVNNLKFNYSYSRYTLAANTSLFGLTIDFSGNRY; encoded by the coding sequence ATGTTTAGAAAAACAATTTGTATTGCTTTTTGCCTGGTCGGTTTGGTCGCTTTCGGACAAGTTGGCGGTAGGTCGGTGTACCAATTTCTAAACTTAGTAACTTCACCAAGACAAGCCGCTATTGGCGGAAAAGTGATTACTTTTTATGACCAAGATGTCAACCAAGCCCATTTTAATCCGGCCTGTATTAATGTGGAAATGGACAATAAGTTGTCATTGAATTACGGCAGTTATTTTGGAGAAGTGACTTATGGAACGGCTTCTTATGCTTACACTTATGACCGACATGTACAAACGTTTTTTGGCGGAGTCAATTATGTGAATTACGGTAAGTTTGACGGTTATGACGAAAACGGCCAGCAAACATCTGATTTTACGGGAAGCGAAATTGCACTGTCTTTTGGGTATGCTTACAATATTCCTTTTACCGATTTTTATATTGGTGCCAATGCCAAACTGATTTCTTCCACTTTGGAGAGTTACAATTCTTTTGGCGCAGCCGTTGATATTGGCGCCTTATTTATCGATACCCGAAACGATGTCAATTGGGCTATTTCCATCCGAAATCTCGGGACACAAATTACTCCTTATGCCGAAACCAGAGAAAAATTGCCATTAGAAGTATTAATTGGGGTTTCCCAATTGATGGAAAATGTGCCGATTCGTTGGCATTTGACATTAGAAAATATGCAGCAATGGCAAGTTGCATTTGCCAATCCGAATAGGGCAGAAGGCAATTTGGATGGCGGTGCTACACCGGAAAAAGTTTCTTTTTTTAACAACGCTTTGCGCCACGTAATTGTGGGTGCTGAATTGTTTCCGGAGAAAGGATTCAACATCCGATTAGGTTATAATTTCAGAAGAGCCGAAGAATTACGTATCTTAGAGCAGCGAAATTTTTCCGGATTGTCGGTGGGTTTCGGTTTGAAAGTCAATAATTTAAAATTCAATTACTCGTATTCCCGATACACTTTGGCGGCCAACACCAGCTTATTTGGCTTGACCATTGATTTTTCTGGAAACCGATATTAA
- the cmk gene encoding (d)CMP kinase, whose translation MSKKITIAIDGFSSTGKSTLAKQLAKHLGYVYVDSGAMYRAVTYFAMQNGCIGAEFFDKETLINSLPFIKLHFEFNTDLGFAEMYLNGVNVEKEIRTIEVSSFVSKVAEVSEVRAKLVEQQQSMGKKKGIVMDGRDIGTVVFPEAELKIFMTASPETRARRRYDELQAKGENVTFEAVLKNVEERDHIDTHRDDSPLVKAVGAIEIDNSALTREEQFEEVLSLVSKVSKSL comes from the coding sequence GTGAGTAAAAAAATTACCATTGCCATTGACGGATTTTCCTCCACCGGGAAAAGCACTTTAGCCAAGCAGTTGGCCAAACATTTAGGCTATGTTTATGTTGATTCTGGTGCGATGTATCGTGCGGTGACTTACTTTGCGATGCAAAACGGTTGTATTGGCGCAGAGTTTTTCGACAAAGAAACTTTAATCAACAGTTTGCCGTTTATCAAATTGCATTTTGAGTTCAACACCGACTTGGGGTTTGCCGAAATGTATTTGAATGGTGTCAATGTCGAAAAGGAAATCAGAACGATAGAAGTGTCGAGTTTTGTTAGTAAAGTGGCTGAGGTTTCTGAGGTTCGTGCCAAATTGGTAGAACAACAACAATCAATGGGCAAAAAGAAAGGTATCGTCATGGATGGTCGCGATATAGGAACCGTAGTTTTTCCGGAAGCCGAACTTAAAATATTCATGACCGCCAGTCCGGAAACCAGAGCGCGTCGTCGTTATGATGAGTTGCAGGCCAAAGGAGAAAATGTAACCTTTGAAGCGGTTTTAAAAAATGTGGAAGAGCGCGACCATATTGATACTCACAGAGATGATTCTCCGTTGGTCAAAGCCGTTGGTGCCATAGAAATTGACAATTCGGCACTAACTCGTGAAGAACAGTTTGAAGAAGTCTTATCCTTAGTCAGTAAAGTTTCGAAATCATTGTAA
- a CDS encoding nucleoside permease, with product MSIKNRLIAMNFFQFFVWGAWLITIANFWFGTKQWDGTKFGLVFGTMGIASLFMPTLTGIIADRWVNAEKLYGVLHICYALVLFYLPQVTTPDNFIYVMLLAMCCYMPTIALSNSISYTALKNSDDSDVVKDFPPIRVWGTIGFIAAMWLTNLSGNKATAYQFYIAGIAAVMLGLYSFTLPKCKPQHTKAEKASLIESLGLEAFKLFGTYKMALFFIFSMFLGGALQLTNAYGDVFLDEFKNVPEYADSFVVKYSTIIMSISQVSETLFILAIPFFLKRFGIKQVMLISMLAWVLRFGLFAYGNPTDGLWMIIMSCIVYGMAFDFFNISGSLFVETSTNAKIRSSAQGLFMMMTNGFGAVLGSFTSGWAIDKFFTHDGARDWHNIWLAFAAYSLVIAIAFAVLFKHKHDPKAVANVSH from the coding sequence ATGAGTATAAAAAACAGATTAATTGCCATGAACTTCTTTCAGTTCTTTGTTTGGGGTGCGTGGCTTATTACGATTGCCAACTTTTGGTTCGGAACCAAACAATGGGATGGAACAAAATTCGGATTGGTATTTGGTACCATGGGAATTGCTTCTTTGTTCATGCCAACCTTAACCGGAATTATAGCTGACCGTTGGGTTAACGCAGAAAAATTATATGGCGTTCTTCATATTTGTTACGCTTTAGTTTTATTTTATCTTCCTCAAGTTACTACACCGGACAATTTTATTTATGTGATGCTCTTGGCTATGTGTTGTTATATGCCAACGATTGCTTTGTCAAATTCGATTTCCTATACCGCTTTAAAAAACAGTGATGACAGCGATGTTGTCAAAGATTTTCCACCGATTAGGGTTTGGGGAACCATTGGTTTTATTGCGGCTATGTGGTTGACTAATTTGTCGGGCAATAAAGCCACTGCTTACCAATTTTATATAGCCGGAATAGCCGCTGTTATGTTAGGATTGTATTCTTTTACTTTGCCAAAATGTAAACCACAGCATACCAAAGCCGAAAAAGCATCTTTAATTGAATCGTTAGGATTGGAAGCTTTCAAATTATTCGGTACTTATAAAATGGCTTTGTTTTTTATCTTCTCTATGTTTTTGGGTGGCGCTTTGCAGTTGACCAATGCTTATGGAGATGTTTTTTTGGATGAGTTTAAAAATGTACCGGAATATGCCGATTCATTTGTGGTGAAATATTCTACCATCATTATGTCGATTTCTCAAGTTTCGGAAACCTTATTTATTTTGGCGATTCCGTTTTTCTTAAAACGATTTGGGATCAAACAAGTCATGTTGATTTCTATGCTGGCTTGGGTATTGCGTTTCGGATTATTCGCTTACGGCAATCCAACCGATGGATTGTGGATGATTATCATGTCTTGTATCGTTTACGGAATGGCCTTTGACTTCTTTAACATCTCCGGTTCTTTATTTGTTGAAACTTCCACCAACGCTAAGATTCGTTCCTCAGCACAAGGATTGTTTATGATGATGACTAATGGTTTTGGAGCTGTTTTAGGAAGCTTTACTTCCGGTTGGGCCATTGACAAGTTTTTTACGCATGATGGTGCCAGAGATTGGCACAACATCTGGTTGGCTTTTGCGGCTTATTCATTGGTTATTGCAATTGCTTTTGCCGTTTTATTCAAGCACAAACACGACCCGAAAGCGGTGGCGAATGTGAGTCATTAA
- the rpsA gene encoding 30S ribosomal protein S1 produces the protein MSELNKEQQAFLNEFNWHNYAEGIDAVDEKNLQEFEDLVTKTFISTDQEEVVEGVVVRITDRDAIVDINAKSEGVISLNEFRYNPNLKVGDKVEVLIDVREDKTGQLVLSHRKARTIKSWDRVIAANETGEIVNGFVKCRTKGGMIVDVFGIEAFLPGSQIDVKPIRDYDVYVNKMMEFKVVKINHEFKNVVVSHKALIEADIEVQKKEIIGQLEKGQVLEGVVKNITSYGVFIDLGGVDGLIHITDLSWSRINHPSEVLELDQKLNVVILDFDDEKTRIQLGLKQLNAHPWDALDSKLTIGDKVKGKVVVIADYGAFIEVAEGVEGLIHVSEMSWSTHLRSAQDFVKVGDTVEAVILTLDRDDRKMSLGIKQLTQDPWTDITSKYPVGSKHTGIVRNFTNFGIFVELEEGIDGLVYISDLSWTKKIKHPSEFVNVGDKLEVVVLELDVEGRKLSLGHKQTTANPWDKHEDAFAVGTIHTGTIAEIVDKGATVDFGDDVVAFIPTRHLEKEDGKKLKKGEEAEFKVIEFNKEFKRVVASHTAIFREEEEKNVKAAVETVSSTNNAPAATLGDANDVLAGLKAKMEKSEKKK, from the coding sequence ATGTCTGAATTAAACAAAGAACAACAAGCGTTTTTAAACGAATTTAACTGGCACAATTACGCAGAAGGAATTGACGCAGTAGACGAGAAAAACTTACAAGAGTTTGAAGATTTAGTTACTAAAACTTTTATCTCTACCGACCAAGAAGAAGTAGTAGAAGGTGTAGTAGTTAGAATTACTGACAGAGACGCAATCGTTGACATTAACGCGAAATCAGAAGGAGTTATCTCTTTGAATGAGTTCCGTTACAACCCGAACTTGAAAGTTGGGGACAAAGTTGAAGTATTAATCGACGTTCGTGAGGACAAAACAGGTCAATTAGTATTATCACACAGAAAAGCAAGAACTATCAAATCATGGGATAGAGTTATTGCAGCTAATGAAACCGGAGAAATCGTTAACGGTTTTGTTAAATGTAGAACTAAAGGTGGTATGATCGTGGACGTATTCGGTATCGAAGCGTTCTTACCGGGATCACAAATTGATGTGAAACCTATCCGTGACTATGATGTATACGTAAACAAAATGATGGAGTTCAAAGTGGTAAAAATTAACCACGAATTCAAAAACGTTGTTGTTTCACACAAAGCGCTTATCGAAGCTGACATCGAAGTTCAGAAAAAAGAAATCATTGGTCAATTAGAAAAAGGACAAGTATTAGAAGGTGTTGTTAAAAACATTACTTCTTACGGTGTGTTTATTGATTTAGGTGGTGTTGATGGATTAATCCACATTACTGACCTTTCTTGGTCAAGAATCAATCACCCAAGCGAAGTGCTTGAATTAGACCAAAAATTAAACGTGGTAATCCTTGATTTCGATGATGAGAAAACAAGAATCCAATTAGGTTTAAAACAATTAAACGCTCATCCATGGGATGCTTTAGACTCTAAATTAACTATTGGAGATAAAGTAAAAGGTAAAGTAGTAGTAATCGCTGATTACGGTGCATTTATCGAAGTGGCTGAAGGTGTTGAAGGTTTGATCCACGTTTCTGAAATGTCTTGGTCAACTCACTTAAGAAGTGCACAAGATTTCGTTAAAGTTGGTGACACTGTTGAGGCAGTTATCTTAACTTTAGACAGAGATGATCGTAAAATGTCTTTAGGTATCAAACAATTAACGCAAGATCCTTGGACTGATATTACTTCTAAATACCCTGTAGGTTCTAAACACACAGGAATCGTTAGAAACTTTACTAACTTCGGAATTTTCGTTGAGTTAGAAGAAGGAATTGACGGTTTAGTATACATCTCTGATTTATCTTGGACTAAGAAAATCAAACACCCATCAGAATTTGTTAACGTAGGTGATAAATTAGAGGTAGTAGTATTAGAGTTGGATGTTGAAGGCCGTAAATTATCTTTAGGGCACAAACAAACTACTGCTAATCCTTGGGACAAACATGAAGATGCTTTCGCTGTTGGAACTATCCACACCGGAACTATCGCTGAGATTGTTGACAAAGGTGCTACTGTAGATTTCGGAGATGATGTTGTTGCGTTTATCCCAACACGTCACTTAGAAAAAGAAGATGGTAAGAAATTGAAAAAAGGTGAAGAAGCTGAATTCAAAGTAATTGAGTTCAACAAAGAATTCAAAAGAGTGGTGGCTTCACACACGGCTATTTTCAGAGAAGAAGAAGAGAAAAACGTAAAAGCTGCTGTTGAAACAGTATCTTCTACTAACAATGCTCCTGCAGCTACTCTTGGAGATGCCAATGACGTTCTTGCCGGATTAAAAGCAAAAATGGAAAAAAGCGAGAAAAAGAAATAA
- a CDS encoding MBOAT family O-acyltransferase yields the protein MLFNSLSFALFLPVVFILYWLVCRKNLRHQNILLVVASYFFYACWDWRFLFLLVFSTVLDYFSGVKMAEANNQRVKNFWFWFSISVNLGFLGFFKYYNFFITEFAAAIANIGFQVNPWTLEVILPVGISFYTFHGLSYVIDIYKDKIKVKRDFIDYSLFVSFFPLLVAGPIERATHLLPQIKKKRTFDFTYAADGLRQILWGLFKKIVIADKCAEYANEIFNNSGDYSGSTLFLGAVYFAFQIYGDFSGYSDIAIGTAKLFGIDLLRNFSFPYFSRDIAEFWRRWHISLSSWFRDYLYIPLGGSQGGMWMKVRNTFVIFIVSGFWHGANWTFIVWGLLNALYIMPSIVFKTNRNNLDIVAQGRYLPTLKEFFQVMLTFCLTVLAWIFFRATDLTQALNYVSDMFSWSLFALPTKMPANSNTFIMLAFFLVMEWLGREQPFALAKLGLQWKRPIRWAFYYAIIAVIFYCADAKEQQFIYFQF from the coding sequence ATGCTCTTCAACTCCCTAAGCTTTGCCTTATTCTTACCGGTAGTTTTTATATTGTACTGGTTGGTATGCCGCAAAAACTTACGCCATCAGAATATACTATTAGTGGTAGCGAGCTATTTCTTTTATGCTTGTTGGGATTGGCGGTTTCTGTTTCTGCTCGTTTTTTCTACGGTACTGGATTATTTTTCCGGGGTCAAAATGGCGGAAGCCAATAATCAGCGGGTCAAAAATTTTTGGTTTTGGTTTAGCATTTCAGTGAACTTAGGCTTTTTAGGGTTTTTTAAATACTATAATTTTTTCATTACTGAGTTTGCAGCGGCTATTGCGAATATAGGTTTTCAGGTTAATCCATGGACACTGGAAGTAATTCTCCCGGTTGGAATTTCATTCTATACTTTTCACGGTTTGTCCTATGTTATTGATATTTACAAAGACAAAATAAAAGTGAAGCGCGATTTTATTGACTATTCACTCTTTGTCAGTTTCTTTCCGTTATTGGTGGCCGGACCGATAGAAAGAGCGACGCATTTATTACCTCAAATAAAAAAGAAAAGAACTTTTGATTTTACTTATGCCGCTGATGGACTGCGACAAATTCTTTGGGGATTGTTTAAAAAAATCGTCATCGCTGATAAATGCGCCGAATACGCCAATGAAATTTTTAATAACTCCGGAGACTATTCCGGAAGCACACTCTTTTTGGGCGCAGTTTATTTTGCGTTCCAAATTTACGGTGATTTTTCAGGCTATTCCGATATTGCTATTGGTACGGCCAAACTCTTTGGCATTGATTTATTGCGAAATTTTTCTTTTCCGTATTTCTCCAGAGATATAGCCGAGTTTTGGCGTCGCTGGCACATTTCATTGTCTTCTTGGTTCCGAGACTATCTATACATTCCGTTAGGCGGAAGCCAAGGCGGTATGTGGATGAAAGTCAGAAATACATTTGTCATTTTTATAGTTAGTGGTTTTTGGCATGGTGCCAACTGGACTTTCATCGTTTGGGGATTGCTCAATGCCTTGTATATCATGCCTTCGATTGTATTTAAAACCAACAGAAACAATCTCGATATTGTAGCACAAGGCAGATATTTACCTACGCTCAAAGAGTTTTTCCAAGTAATGCTCACATTTTGTTTGACGGTTTTGGCGTGGATATTTTTCAGAGCAACCGATTTAACACAGGCTTTAAATTATGTCTCGGATATGTTTTCATGGAGTTTGTTTGCCTTACCCACCAAAATGCCGGCCAACTCTAATACTTTTATCATGTTGGCTTTCTTTTTGGTAATGGAATGGTTGGGAAGAGAACAGCCTTTTGCCTTAGCCAAATTGGGTTTGCAATGGAAAAGACCAATACGTTGGGCTTTCTATTATGCTATCATCGCCGTTATTTTTTATTGCGCAGATGCTAAAGAGCAACAGTTTATTTATTTCCAATTTTAA